The Alosa sapidissima isolate fAloSap1 chromosome 16, fAloSap1.pri, whole genome shotgun sequence genome has a segment encoding these proteins:
- the LOC121685114 gene encoding sulfotransferase 6B1-like produces MNSFSAKIQSKMELARTMKDEDKLYRYSGVLYPVIMSPVENLKALEDLDARPDDIMLVAYPKCGFNWMVAVLRKIITAGTGQKAESRIPPLIEFYGPEMIEPLAQAPSPRFLGTHMHPDNIPMSFSVNKTKMLVIFRNPKDTVVSFYHFSNKNPVLPSAESWDRFYSDFMSGEVPWGSYFDHALAWEKRMNDPNVMIVTYEELKQDLSGGVRRVSEFFGFNLDDNTIETIAEGSTFRAMKESSKDSHGQMGNVFFRKGEVGDWKNHFSHDQSEQMDTVFERHLGGTKLGAQLNYELHCKW; encoded by the exons ATGAACTCATTTTCAGCCAAAATACAGTCCAAGATGGAGCTAGCCAGGACAATGAAGGATGAGGATAAACTGTACAGGTACAGTGGAGTTCTTTACCCTGTCATCATGAGCCCCGTGGAGAATCTGAAGGCACTAGAAGACCTGGATGCCCGGCCAGATGATATCATGTTAGTTGCTTATCCTAAATGTG GGTTCAACTGGATGGTTGCTGTGCTCCGGAAAATCATCACAGCTGGAACTGGACAGAAAGCAGAGTCAAGGATACCTCCACTTATTGAGTTCTATGGACCGGAAATGATTGAG CCCCTTGCCCAGGCGCCGTCACCGAGGTTTCTCGGAACCCATATGCACCCTGACAACATTCCAATGTCGTTCAGTGTGAATAAAACAAAG ATGCTGGTGATTTTCCGAAACCCTAAAGACACTGTAGTTTCATTTTATCATTTCTCCAACAAGAATCCTGTTCTGCCATCTGCAGAGTCATGGGACCGTTTCTACTCAGACTTTATGAGTGGTGAAG TTCCATGGGGCTCATATTTTGACCATGCTTTGGCCTGGGAGAAGCGGATGAATGATCCGAATGTCATGATTGTCACTTATGAAGAGTTGAAGCAG GATCTGAGTGGAGGGGTTCGACGAGTCTCTGAATTCTTTGGCTTTAACCTAGATGATAACACCATTGAAACAATAGCAGAGGGAAGCACGTTCAGAGCCATGAAGGAGAGTTCAAAAGATTCTCATGGACAGATGGGCAATGTTTTTTTCAGGAAAG GAGAGGTTGGAGACTGGAAAAACCATTTCAGCCATGACCAGAGCGAGCAAATGGATACTGTATTTGAGAGACATCTTGGTGGAACAAAACTGGGGGCCCAGCTAAATTATGAGCTGCATTGTAAATGGTAA